The following proteins are encoded in a genomic region of Oncorhynchus keta strain PuntledgeMale-10-30-2019 chromosome 8, Oket_V2, whole genome shotgun sequence:
- the LOC118380033 gene encoding thyrotropin receptor-like: protein MGFSFLRVSVWFVSLLAVVGNMVVLLVLLTSHYKLSVSRFLMCHLAFADLCMGIYLLLIASVDLHTKMEYYNHAIDWQTGPGCGLAGFLTVFASELSVYTLTVITLERWYAITFAMRLDRKLRLPHATAVMLAGWFFCLLLAMLPLVGVSSYQKVSICLPMDIQSTMAQVYIISVLILNILAFLVICTCYMKIYCAVHNPYYCSGSKDTNIAKRMAILIFTDFLCMAPISFYAMSAVVDRPLITVSNSKILLVLFYPLNSCANPFLYAIFTKAFRGDVFILLSKVGLCQRRAQLFRGQAVSSKGISRVCQQVHGRKKRDTDRERTGGPDEVPIHLQEYSGSGHTYIQLASQQPSPEESRSLET from the exons ATGGGCTTCAGCTtcctgcgtgtgtctgtgtggtttgtGTCTCTGCTGGCTGTAGTAGGTAACATGGTGGTGCTACTGGTCCTCCTCACCTCCCACTACAAGCTCTCCGTCTCACGTTTCCTCATGTGTCACCTGGCCTTTGCTGACCTCTGCATGGGGATATATCTCCTCCTCATCGCCTCAGTGGACCTTCACACCAAGATGGAGTACTACAACCACGCCATCGACTGGCAGACGGGGCCAGGTTGCGGGTTGGCGGGGTTCCTCACGGTGTTCGCCAGCGAGCTGTCGGTTTATACGCTGACAGTGATTACGCTAGAGAGGTGGTACGCAATAACGTTCGCCATGAGGCTGGACAGGAAGTTACGTCTGCCCCACGCCACTGCTGTGATGCTGGCTGGATGGTTTTTCTGCCTCCTCCTAGCGATGCTCCCCCTAGTGGGGGTTAGCAGCTACCAGAAG GTAAGTATCTGCCTGCCCATGGATATCCAGTCCACCATGGCCCAGGTCTACATCATCTCAGTCTTGATCCTAAACATCCTGGCATTCCTGGTGATCTGTACCTGTTACATGAAGATCTACTGCGCTGTGCACAACCCTTACTACTGCTCAGGGTCTAAAGACACCAACATTGCCAAACGCATGGCCATCCTCATCTTCACTGACTTCCTGTGTATGGCGCCCATCTCGTTTTACGCCATGTCAGCCGTTGTGGACCGGCCACTTATCACCGTGTCCAACTCTAAGATCCTACTGGTGCTCTTCTACCCTCTCAACTCCTGTGCCAACCCCTTCCTGTACGCCATCTTCACCAAGGCTTTCAGGGGGGATGTCTTTATCCTGCTCAGTAAGGTGGGACTGTGCCAGCGTCGGGCGCAGCTCTTCAGAGGGCAAGCAGTCAGTTCGAAGGGTATCAGTAGGGTGTGCCAGCAGGTCCATGGGCGGAAAAAGAGAGACactgacagggagaggacaggaggaccaGATGAGGTACCCATTCACCTGCAGGAGTATTCTGGGTCTGGTCACACCTACATTCAGCTGGCCTCACAACAGCCCAGTCCTGAGGAAAGCCGTAGCCTGGAAACGTGA